The following proteins come from a genomic window of Candidatus Bipolaricaulis sibiricus:
- a CDS encoding Pyrimidine-nucleoside phosphorylase, with translation MRAVDLIEKKRDGNELAAGEIRWLVGEYVAGRVPDYQMAAFLMAVYFRGMSEGETVALTQAMADSGDQIDLSSIPGIKVDKHSTGGVGDTVTLVLVPLMAAAGLVVAKLSGRSLGHTGGTIDKLEAIPGLRTELTLDQIRRQAERIGAVVADHTADVVPADRLLYELRDVTATVPSLPLIAGSVLSKKLAGGADAIVLDVKCGDGAFMRTESDARALAETLVRVGNRLGKRFSALITAMDEPLGTMAGNALEVRQAIDVLHGTGPADLREVTLALGAELLVLAGEALDPAAGKAQLVELISSGKAWAKFRDLVAAQGGDVRAVEEPERLPKANQVVEVPSPASGYVGALRAHPVGVACGLLGAGREVKGQAVDPGAGVELLAKVGDEVEEGQPLARLHVGRPDRVTEAQELVANAYAIGPQRVRQKRLILGQVR, from the coding sequence ATGCGCGCTGTTGATCTGATCGAGAAGAAGCGTGATGGGAACGAGCTCGCCGCGGGCGAGATCCGGTGGCTCGTCGGGGAGTACGTGGCCGGGCGTGTGCCCGACTACCAGATGGCGGCGTTCCTCATGGCCGTCTACTTCCGGGGGATGAGCGAAGGGGAGACCGTTGCCCTCACCCAGGCCATGGCCGACAGCGGCGACCAGATCGATCTGTCCTCGATTCCGGGGATCAAGGTGGACAAGCATTCCACCGGCGGCGTCGGCGACACGGTGACCCTTGTTCTCGTCCCCCTCATGGCCGCCGCGGGCCTGGTCGTGGCCAAGCTTTCCGGGCGGTCGCTCGGGCACACCGGGGGGACGATCGACAAGCTCGAGGCGATCCCCGGGCTCAGGACCGAGCTCACGCTGGACCAGATCCGGCGTCAGGCGGAGCGGATTGGGGCCGTGGTTGCCGACCACACCGCCGACGTCGTCCCCGCCGATCGACTTCTCTACGAGCTGCGCGACGTGACGGCCACCGTGCCGTCGCTCCCCCTCATCGCGGGGTCTGTGCTGTCGAAGAAGCTCGCCGGGGGAGCGGACGCGATCGTCCTCGACGTGAAGTGCGGGGACGGCGCGTTCATGCGCACCGAGAGCGATGCCCGGGCGCTCGCCGAGACCCTCGTTCGGGTGGGGAACAGACTTGGGAAGCGGTTCTCCGCCCTCATCACCGCGATGGACGAGCCGTTGGGGACGATGGCCGGGAACGCCCTCGAAGTGCGCCAGGCGATCGACGTGCTCCACGGGACGGGCCCGGCCGATCTGCGGGAAGTGACCCTGGCCTTGGGTGCCGAGCTTCTCGTCCTGGCCGGCGAGGCGCTCGACCCCGCCGCAGGGAAGGCTCAGCTGGTGGAGCTCATCTCCTCCGGGAAGGCCTGGGCGAAGTTCCGCGACCTCGTCGCCGCCCAGGGGGGCGACGTGCGGGCGGTCGAGGAGCCGGAGCGGTTGCCCAAAGCGAACCAGGTCGTCGAAGTCCCGTCGCCAGCGTCGGGGTACGTCGGGGCCCTGCGCGCGCACCCGGTCGGCGTCGCGTGCGGGCTCCTCGGTGCCGGACGCGAAGTGAAGGGGCAGGCCGTGGACCCCGGGGCGGGGGTCGAGCTGTTGGCCAAAGTGGGCGACGAGGTGGAGGAGGGGCAGCCCCTCGCCCGGTTGCACGTGGGCCGTCCCGACCGCGTTACCGAAGCACAGGAGCTCGTCGCGAACGCCTACGCCATCGGCCCCCAGCGGGTTCGGCAGAAGCGCCTC
- a CDS encoding ABC transporter, permease protein (cluster 12, methionine/phosphonates), producing the protein MTGYPETFTSDRPAWTTARGLRDAVARRVEVWGKHIAVFALDAGGLAVLWLLVTYTYAWYVLGTVAYVLVPWWVFALGVVEGAVLWETFGRSWGQRVLGRELVPTRGEATWLGRVLHVVLWHLLGLTGVSFVFAPPLHERLSGYGLRRERPTAEAPTPWYRTSAGLFVALLLLVTLAAGLGVTLSWAALRRLFTQAGQTVEFWRALVRPDTTILLDAVRDMIVTVFMAVLATLFAVLVAVPLSFLAARNLMRGPIGRPIYTVIRGAMSIARSIEPIVWAIIFLVWVTALRSPFAGILALWVHSIADLVKLYAERLEAIDQGPVEAITATGAGPLSVLRYAIVPQIVNPYISFTLYRWDINIRMATVVGLVGGGGIGQRLINYIWGVQYRQAGTVMILIVILVWAIDYLSARLRAKLA; encoded by the coding sequence ATGACCGGCTACCCCGAGACGTTCACGTCGGACCGGCCGGCCTGGACCACGGCCCGGGGGCTCCGCGACGCGGTGGCCCGTCGGGTTGAGGTGTGGGGCAAGCACATCGCGGTGTTCGCCCTCGATGCAGGCGGGCTTGCCGTGCTGTGGCTGCTCGTCACGTACACCTACGCGTGGTACGTGCTCGGTACCGTTGCGTACGTCCTCGTTCCGTGGTGGGTGTTCGCGCTGGGGGTCGTGGAAGGCGCAGTGCTGTGGGAGACATTCGGCCGGTCGTGGGGGCAGAGGGTCCTGGGCCGGGAGCTCGTTCCCACACGGGGAGAGGCGACCTGGCTCGGCCGGGTACTCCATGTGGTGCTGTGGCATCTCCTCGGCCTCACGGGGGTCTCGTTTGTGTTCGCCCCGCCGCTTCATGAACGCCTTTCCGGCTATGGTCTGCGTCGTGAACGACCCACGGCCGAGGCTCCGACACCCTGGTACAGGACCTCGGCGGGGTTGTTTGTGGCCTTGTTGCTCCTCGTCACCTTGGCTGCCGGGCTCGGGGTGACCCTCAGCTGGGCGGCCCTGCGGCGCCTGTTCACCCAGGCTGGGCAGACCGTCGAGTTCTGGAGGGCGCTGGTCCGGCCCGACACCACGATTCTGCTCGATGCTGTTCGGGACATGATCGTCACCGTGTTCATGGCAGTTCTGGCAACCCTGTTTGCGGTGCTGGTGGCCGTCCCCCTCAGCTTCCTCGCTGCGCGGAACCTGATGCGGGGCCCGATTGGGCGGCCCATCTACACCGTCATCCGCGGGGCAATGAGCATCGCCCGTTCCATCGAGCCCATCGTGTGGGCGATCATCTTCCTCGTCTGGGTGACGGCCCTCCGGTCGCCGTTCGCGGGGATTCTCGCCCTGTGGGTCCACTCGATTGCGGACCTCGTGAAGCTGTACGCCGAGCGGCTCGAGGCGATCGACCAGGGTCCGGTGGAGGCGATCACCGCCACCGGTGCGGGGCCACTCTCGGTCCTACGCTACGCAATCGTTCCCCAGATCGTGAACCCGTACATCTCGTTCACCCTCTACCGGTGGGACATCAACATCCGCATGGCGACGGTGGTCGGGCTTGTGGGCGGCGGAGGGATCGGCCAGCGGCTGATCAACTACATCTGGGGCGTGCAGTACCGTCAGGCGGGGACGGTGATGATCCTCATCGTGATCCTCGTGTGGGCGATCGACTACCTGTCCGCCCGGCTGCGGGCCAAGCTCGCCTAG
- a CDS encoding Phosphonate ABC transporter ATP-binding protein → MAKPYLVFEHLTKVYERGQVHALRDLSFAVEKGEFLVVIGLSGSGKSTLLRCINRLIEPTSGKIWLDGTDLTRLSAKRMRRVRRRIGMIFQQFNLVDRATTLRNVLTGRLGYMPGWRSLLGLFSAEDRQAALANLARVGLRDKAYARVDELSGGQRQRVGIARALMQKPEILLADEPVSALDPATSHSIMQYLEQMNRQDGVTVIASLHFLSLARRYGTRIVALKDGQLVFDGPPKMIDNAKFKEIYGEDAEEVEVR, encoded by the coding sequence ATGGCCAAACCCTACTTGGTGTTTGAGCACCTGACCAAGGTGTACGAGCGCGGGCAGGTCCATGCCCTGCGCGATCTCTCGTTCGCGGTGGAGAAGGGGGAGTTCCTCGTCGTGATCGGGCTCTCGGGCTCGGGGAAGTCGACCCTGCTCCGCTGCATCAACCGGCTCATCGAGCCCACGAGCGGGAAGATCTGGCTCGATGGCACGGACCTCACCCGCCTGTCTGCGAAGCGGATGCGACGGGTGCGGCGTCGGATCGGGATGATCTTCCAGCAGTTCAACCTCGTGGATCGGGCGACGACGCTTCGGAACGTCCTCACGGGACGACTGGGGTACATGCCGGGGTGGAGGTCGCTCCTTGGCCTGTTCTCCGCCGAGGATCGCCAGGCCGCGTTGGCCAACTTGGCTCGGGTCGGCCTGCGCGACAAGGCGTACGCGCGGGTGGACGAGCTCTCCGGTGGGCAGCGGCAACGGGTGGGGATCGCCCGTGCTCTGATGCAGAAGCCGGAGATCCTTCTTGCCGACGAACCGGTGTCCGCGCTCGATCCAGCCACTTCCCACTCCATCATGCAGTACCTGGAGCAGATGAACCGCCAGGACGGCGTGACCGTGATCGCCAGCCTCCACTTTCTGTCGCTCGCTCGGCGGTACGGGACGCGGATCGTCGCCCTCAAGGATGGCCAGCTCGTGTTCGACGGCCCGCCGAAGATGATCGACAACGCGAAGTTCAAGGAAATCTACGGCGAGGATGCCGAAGAAGTCGAGGTAAGGTGA
- a CDS encoding hypothetical protein (Similar to photosystem I assembly BtpA): MSAEWKRRWDELRLASLRDLFGVEAPVIGMVHLWPLPGAPGYTGYGMDALIEAALADARALVRGGVDGLIVENMWDLPFYVGTAVPPEESACQAVAARAVVEEVPVPVGINVVHNGGVVALAIAVAAGARFIRVCLLTGAQVWDTGEFDHGCAAELLRKRKELHAEQVKLLCDVDKKHAVRFPGIGLATHIEWTEFYGADALIVSGRMTGDAPDVDKVRVAKELAHRPVLVGSGATEENIGAFLRWADGVIVGSSLKRDGDPTNPVDEERVKRFVEAARSARR; this comes from the coding sequence ATGAGCGCAGAGTGGAAGAGGCGGTGGGATGAGCTGAGGCTGGCCTCGCTCCGGGATCTGTTCGGGGTCGAGGCGCCGGTGATCGGGATGGTCCACCTGTGGCCCCTTCCTGGGGCGCCGGGGTACACAGGATACGGGATGGACGCGCTGATCGAGGCCGCGCTCGCCGACGCGCGCGCCCTCGTGCGGGGTGGGGTGGACGGCCTGATCGTGGAGAACATGTGGGACCTCCCGTTCTACGTCGGGACTGCCGTCCCCCCGGAGGAGAGCGCGTGCCAGGCCGTCGCCGCCCGGGCGGTGGTCGAGGAGGTCCCTGTTCCGGTGGGGATCAACGTCGTTCACAACGGGGGCGTGGTGGCCCTGGCGATCGCCGTGGCCGCGGGCGCGCGGTTCATCCGGGTGTGCCTTCTCACCGGGGCCCAGGTCTGGGACACGGGCGAGTTCGATCACGGCTGTGCCGCGGAGCTCCTGCGCAAGCGGAAGGAACTCCATGCCGAGCAGGTCAAGCTCCTCTGCGATGTGGACAAGAAGCACGCGGTGCGGTTCCCGGGGATCGGCCTCGCCACCCACATCGAATGGACGGAGTTCTACGGCGCAGATGCCCTCATCGTGTCGGGCCGGATGACCGGAGACGCCCCCGATGTGGACAAGGTCCGTGTGGCGAAGGAGCTCGCCCACCGTCCGGTCCTCGTCGGGTCGGGGGCGACGGAAGAGAACATCGGAGCGTTCCTCCGCTGGGCAGACGGGGTGATCGTCGGTTCGAGCCTCAAGCGAGACGGCGATCCGACGAACCCGGTGGATGAGGAGCGCGTGAAGCGGTTCGTCGAGGCGGCCCGGTCCGCCCGGAGGTAG
- a CDS encoding Phospho-N-acetylmuramoyl-pentapeptide-transferase, with the protein MEGLTLGLVLALGVFPLAAWASPRFARWVRAGQRIRPEGPADHQGKAGTPTMGGIVPLGLIVVGTALLWAWGPGPSLAGGFVLLSTVVGGAIGLADDLRSQRGGSSVGLVPHQTLLAQTLGAGVLCSLVPSMGAVEIVVPFSSLRLPLTAVPIWGWVPLVVMGFVGTVNAVNLADGLDGLATGLWVAATLAFLGIVGGPELRGISVVALGAGIGFLWANAFPARVFMGNVGSMGLGGFLFGLAFAGGGVFVLPVAGGVFVLMALSVILQVVSYRLTGVRLFKMAPFHHHLEAGAVTWPHRLRSPCWPEPKVVVRLWLLGGGFALLGVLAGTFG; encoded by the coding sequence GTGGAAGGGCTGACGCTGGGGCTGGTTCTGGCCTTGGGGGTTTTTCCCCTTGCCGCGTGGGCCAGTCCACGGTTCGCCCGGTGGGTGCGCGCGGGCCAACGGATCCGCCCCGAGGGGCCGGCCGATCACCAGGGGAAGGCGGGGACACCGACGATGGGAGGGATCGTTCCCCTCGGCCTGATCGTCGTGGGGACGGCGTTGTTGTGGGCGTGGGGTCCGGGTCCGTCGCTTGCGGGGGGGTTCGTGCTCCTGTCCACCGTGGTCGGGGGGGCGATCGGATTGGCCGACGACCTGCGCTCGCAGCGGGGAGGATCCTCGGTGGGCTTGGTCCCCCACCAGACGCTGCTGGCCCAGACGCTGGGCGCGGGCGTTCTGTGCTCTCTGGTCCCGAGCATGGGTGCAGTAGAGATCGTGGTGCCCTTCTCCTCGCTGCGACTCCCGCTGACCGCTGTTCCCATTTGGGGCTGGGTTCCGCTCGTGGTCATGGGGTTCGTGGGCACAGTCAACGCGGTGAACCTTGCCGACGGACTGGACGGCCTGGCCACGGGGTTGTGGGTCGCGGCCACGCTCGCCTTCCTGGGCATCGTCGGTGGACCGGAGCTGCGCGGAATCAGCGTCGTAGCACTGGGCGCCGGCATCGGGTTCCTGTGGGCGAACGCGTTTCCGGCCCGTGTGTTCATGGGCAACGTTGGGTCGATGGGTCTCGGCGGTTTTCTGTTCGGGTTGGCGTTCGCCGGGGGGGGCGTGTTCGTTCTGCCGGTGGCAGGTGGGGTGTTCGTGCTGATGGCTCTGTCGGTCATCCTCCAGGTGGTGAGCTACAGGCTGACCGGCGTGCGCCTGTTCAAAATGGCTCCGTTTCACCACCACCTCGAGGCCGGAGCGGTGACGTGGCCTCACCGCCTGCGCAGCCCCTGCTGGCCGGAGCCGAAGGTCGTGGTGCGACTGTGGCTGCTTGGAGGAGGGTTCGCTCTGCTCGGCGTGCTCGCCGGCACGTTCGGGTAG